The bacterium genome contains the following window.
CATCCCAAGCGGGTCGACGCCGCCGGGTTCGGCCTTCCGGGGCCGGTGACCGGCCGCCGCGTGAAGACGACGAACATCCCTTGGGTCGTGGACCACGACGCGCTCGAGGAACGGCTCGGCGCGCCGGTCGCGCTGGTCAACGACCTCGTCGCCGCCGCGCACGGCGCGCTCGCGGCGCGCCCGGAGCAACTGGCGATCCTGCAGGAAGGGGCGCCGGCGCGCGGTGCGCGCGCGGTCGCCGCGGCGGGGACGGGGCTCGGCGAGGCGATCATCTTCCGGCGCGGCGACGAGCTCGTTCCGTCGGCCTCCGAAGGGGGGCACGCCAGCTTCGCGCCGCAGGACGACGAGGAAGTCGAGCTGTGGCGCTTCGCGCGCCAGCGCTTCGGGCACGTCTCCTACGAGCGGCTGGTGAGCGGGCCCGGCCTCGCCGTCGTCTACGACTTCTACCGCGCGCGGCTCGGCCACGCCGGGCCGCTTCCGTGGGCCCACGGCGAGGACCCGGCGGCCGCGGTCTCGCGCGCCGCGGCGACCAAGGCGGATCCGGCGGCGGAGGCCGCGTTGGCCCGGTTCTGCTCGATCTACGGCGCGGAAGCGGGAAACCTCGCGCTCAAGGCGCTGGCGGTGGAAGGGGTCTACCTCGCCGGCGGGATCGCGCCGAAGATCCTCGCCGAACTGCGGCGCGGCGGCTTCCTCGACGCGTTCCTCGCCAAGGGACGGTACCGCGGGCTCCTCTCGCGCGTGCCGGTCTGGGTCGTCCTCGACGACCACCTCGGGCTGCGGGGGGCGGCGCGCGCCGCGAGCCGCCTCGCCTGAACCGGCGCGGGGAGCGGGCCGCGCCGCGCGAAATGGACCGTGCGGCGCCCCGGTGCTATCCTCGCCTGCGCGCCCGAATATTGAAAGTCGGGCGAAAATCAGGGACCAGAATGAGTCAGCGACCGGGCAGACATCACGACGACCTCGTCCGCCGCGCGCAGGACGCGCTGGATCGGGAGGACTTCAACGAGGCGGAGGCTCTCGGGCGCCGCGCGTTGATGCTCGACCCCGAGTCGCTCGACGCCCGCGGCGTCGTCGCCGCGGCGCTGATCGAGCAGCTCCGGTACGAGGAAGCGGTCGTCCTGCTCGACGAGTTGCTGGCCAAGGATCCGGACGACCTGGTCGCCCTCACGGATCTCGGCCTCGCCCGGTTCGAGCTCTGCGAGTTCGAAAAGGCCGAGGCGGCGCTCTCGCGGGCGCTGGAGATCGACAACACGGATCCGCAGGGGCTCTACTGGATGGCCCTCTGCCTCGAGCGGCACGGCGAGTACGAACTCGCCGAGCGGTACTTCGAGCGGGCCCACCAGCACGGGCCGGAAGACTATCCGCTCCCCG
Protein-coding sequences here:
- the glk gene encoding glucokinase, which produces MLLAGDVGGTNTRLALVEERGGAFEVVVAETAPSGEAEGLWPLVESFLARHPKRVDAAGFGLPGPVTGRRVKTTNIPWVVDHDALEERLGAPVALVNDLVAAAHGALAARPEQLAILQEGAPARGARAVAAAGTGLGEAIIFRRGDELVPSASEGGHASFAPQDDEEVELWRFARQRFGHVSYERLVSGPGLAVVYDFYRARLGHAGPLPWAHGEDPAAAVSRAAATKADPAAEAALARFCSIYGAEAGNLALKALAVEGVYLAGGIAPKILAELRRGGFLDAFLAKGRYRGLLSRVPVWVVLDDHLGLRGAARAASRLA
- a CDS encoding metallopeptidase family protein → MSQRPGRHHDDLVRRAQDALDREDFNEAEALGRRALMLDPESLDARGVVAAALIEQLRYEEAVVLLDELLAKDPDDLVALTDLGLARFELCEFEKAEAALSRALEIDNTDPQGLYWMALCLERHGEYELAERYFERAHQHGPEDYPLPARTTPADFEATLRGALAELPEDIRREIKNLKIIVDDLPREQDLTDFEPPLDPCLYGLYVGVPLPDRTTADAPRLPDNIYIYKRNLERMCSDLETLREEIRITLLHEIGHYLGFDEDDLAERGLA